DNA sequence from the Agromyces aureus genome:
GCGGGGCTGTTCTGGACGGTCCGGAAGGTCGAGCAGACGCCGCTCAGCGACCCAGCTTCCTGAAGTAGCTGGCCCCTCCGAAGAGCGCGATCGCCCCACCTAGTCCGGCGAGCACGGCGCCGACCGCGACGAGCGCGGACGCGAGCACGCCGAGCGCGAGCAGCAGCACGCCAACGCCTGCCAGGAAAAGCCCGAGGGCGATCTGCGAAGCCCAGACGGGTGTCGTGGCCTGGCTCTGCGTTCCCTGATCGGTCATAACTCGAACCCTACAACTTCAGACCGGCGCCGCGTCAGTGGCCGCCCTGACCCAATTCGGGAGGTGCGGCATGGCTGAACGCGTCGTGAAGGTCTCACTCCGGGCCGACATCAACAACTACCTGTCCGGCATGGAGCAGGCCCGCAAGAAGACCCAGGAGACCGGCTCCGAGGCCGAGAAGACCGCGGCGAAGCTCCAGCAGCAGAAGGAAGCGTTCAACCTGCTGGGTGGCACGCTGCTCGCCGCAGGCACCCTCGCGGCTGCCGCGGTCGGTGTCGCGGTGAAGAAGTGGATGGACTTCGATCAGGCGATGTCAGCGGTCGCCGCTGCCACGCACGAGACGTCGGCGAACATGGGCCGCCTGCGTGATGCGGCGCTCGAGGCCGGCGCGCGGACGGTGTTCTCGGCGACCGAGGCAGCGAACGCGATCGAGGAACTCGGCAAGGCCAGCTTGACGACCGATCAGATTCTTTCTGGTGGTCTCGACGGCGCCCTCGATCTCGCAGCGGCCAGCGGCATGGGTGTCGCTGACGCTGCAACGGCCGCAGCGATCGCCATGAAACAGTTCGGGCTCAACGGCAAGGATGTTCCCCACATCGCCGACCTGCTCGCCGCCGGTGCAGGCAAGGCCGTGGGCGAGGTCTCTGACCTGTCGATGGCGCTCAACCAGGCCGGGCTCGTCGCGAACGGCGCCGGGCAGTCCATCGAGGGCACCACCGGCGTTCTGGCCGCTTTCGCAGACGCCGGCCTCCTCGGATCGGACGCGGGAACCTCGCTGAAGTCGGCGATCATCGCTCTGCAGGCGCCCACCGACAAGGCGCGCGCCGAGATGGAGAAGTACAACCTCTCGTTCTACGACGGCAACGGCAAGATGCTGACCTACCAGCAGATCGCAGGACAGCTGGAGACGAACCTCGGCGGGCTGTCGGACGAGACCCGCAATGCGGCGCTGGCGCAGATCTTCGGCAACGACGCTCTCCGCTCTGCAAACGTGCTCTACGAGCAGGGCCAGAAGGGCATTCAGCAGTACATCGATCAGACCAACGACGCCGGATACGCGGCTGAGACCGCAGCCGCTCGCCTCGACAACCTCGCGGGGGACTGGGAGCAGTTCGGCGGCGCCGTGGAGACGGCCTCGATCAAGGCTGGCGAGGCTGCTGACGGGCCGCTGCGCACGCTCGTGCAGGCCGGCACCGAGATGGTCACCGCATGGTCGGACGTCGACCCGGTCCTGCAGCAGGGCGCGCTCGCGGTCGCGGCCGTCGGTGCTGCCGTCGCGGTCACGGCAGGACTCGCGCTTCTCGGAGTGCCCAAGATCGCGGACTACCGTGCCGCACTCGCCACGCTCGGCACGACGAGTGGTCGTGTCGCGAAGGGCGCCGCCGGCGCGGGCATCGCGCTCGCCGCGCTGACGCTGATCGTCACCCAGCTCGCATCCCAGCAGGCCGAGGCTCGTGCGAAGGCTGAGGCCTACGCCGACACTCTCGAGCAGGGAACAAATAAGGTCACCGACGCGACTCGCGAGATGGTCGTGCAGAACCTGCAGGCGAAGCAGTCACTCAACGTCCTCGGCATCGAGGTCGACGCGATCCAGTTCGACTCTGCCGCCGACGGCGCGGAAAAGCTCGGCCTCAACGTGTCGGACGTCACCGACGCCGCGATGGGCAGCGTCGACGCGCTCGAGCGTGTCGCGGAGGTCACGAAGCTCCGCAACCGCACGGACGCCGAGGCGGTCGCGATCCGCGAGAAGCTCGGCCTCAAGGAGGGCGAGTTCGCCGACGCGATCGACTCCGTGATCAACGGCGTCAAGGGCGAGTCCACGTCGATGGACGAGGCCATTCGCCTCGCGAAGCAGAAGACCGAGGCCACAGAGGAATCCGTCTCAGCCACCAACGACAACTCGGCGGCCCTCGCGGAACTTTCGGGAGCCGCGGCCGATACGAAGGGATCGATCGGCGAACTCGCGGAGTCGATCCGCGGGTTCGGTGCGGCGGAACTCGACACGCGAGACGCCGCACGCGAGTTCCAGGACGCGTTGGCCGCTCTCGACGAGTCGGTCATCGCGAACGGCACGTCGCTCGACATCACGACCGAGGCCGGTCGCAGCAACGAGGCGGCGCTCGATGGCATCGCCCGCGCCGCATTGGCCTCGGCCGGCGCGATCGCCGAGCAGACCGGTTCGGAAGACCTTGCAGCCGCGGCGGTCGACGCCGGTCGGCAGCAGTTGATCCTGAAGCTTGCACAGTTCGGCATCACCGGGCAAGCAGCGGAGGACTACGCCGACAAGCTCGGGCTGATCCCCGGCAACGTCGACACGGCCGTCGTGCTGAACAAGACGCAGGCCGAGATCGACCTCGACAACTGGGTCAACCAGTACCGGGTCATCCACATCGACACCCGCGTCGCAACTGGACCGGGTGGTACGGGCGGACAGGTCGTCGGCAAGGCGCACGGCGGCATCGTCGACTACTACGCCCGCGGCGGCATCCGCGAGAACCATGTCGCGCAGATCGCGCCCGCAGGCTCATGGCGTGTGTGGGCCGAGCCCGAGACCGGTGGCGAGGCGTACATCCCGTTCGCGCCGTCGAAGCGTGCGCGCTCGCTCGAGGTCTGGGCCGAGACTGGCGGCCGGCTCGGCGTTCCCGGGTTCGCTGACGGCGCCGCAATGCCGCCTGTCTACGCGCAGCAGCGCTGGACGTCGCCGACACAGGCGAAGACCACGCAGCAGTCGCTGGATGGGATGCGGATCAGTGGTCGCCTGGATCTCGGGAACGGGTTGACGGGCATGATCGACGGTCGGATCGAGTCGGCGTTGTCGGCTGAGGAGTTCGCGCATTCGACGGGATTCGGGGGTGTTCTGTGACGCAGACGATCCAGTACGACAAGAACCCGTCCGGTGAGGGTGCGGCCGCACGTGTTTCGCGTGCGGCCGCGACTCCCACCATCTCGACGGACACGGGCACCGGGTGGCCGGCACTGGGTTCGAAGTCGCATAAGGCGGTTGCGACGGCGGTGACGATCTGCACGACAGGTCTCCCGAACGCCGATCGTCCCGCTGCCGCGGCGGGTGAGCTCTGGTCGACGCAGGTGACGGTGCGTGCCTTGCAGGCGTGCACCATTCAGGCGGGCCTCGCGTTCTATGGGACGCTCGGGGCAACGCTGGGGACGCTGCGTGGCACGGTCACGAGCGCCGCGGTTACGTTCGCGGCCGGCGAGGTGAAGACCCTGACCATCGACGGTGCGCTCGCGCCCGCGCTGACGGCGTCCGTCGACCTGCAGGTGTCTCGCACGATCGCCGGCGCCCCTGCGATCGGTGACGCGTTCTACGTCGACAAGGTGACGCTGACGAAGACCGCCACGTCGGTCCCGTACCGCGACCCGACGACGAGCCCTGCAGCGGTGTGGTCGGGGACGGCGGATGCTTCGACGCAGGTCTACTACGACCCGACCGTGACGGTCGTGCCGTACGAGGACGACGCCCCCACCCCGCGGGTGGACATCACCCTCACGGACCTGTACCCGTCGGCCCTGACGGTCACGGTGCGGCAGATCAGCGCCGAGGGCACCGTCAACGTGCGTGACGCGATCCGGAAGCCGGACACGGCGAACGCGTTCTTCGTCACCGACTACGCGGTGCCCCCGGGCATCCCGGTCACGTACCAGGCGCAGCAGTACTCCGCGACCGGTGCCGAGCTCGGGCTGACGGGAACGGCGACGACTCAGGTCAACTTCGCCGACCCTTCGACCGTCGTCATCCAGGACCCGCTGAACGCGAAAAACTCGGTCCGGGTCGAAGCGAAGTCCGACTTCGGCGGCCTCGTGGCACGCAAACGCGACGTGCAGCTCTACCGCCGCGGGTCCGACACGATCGCGCTCATGGGGCAGATGGGGCTCCTCGAGGGTGTCCCGTTGCCGGTGCAGACGAAGACGATCGCCGACGCGGAGAAGCTGACGAAGGTCCTTGCCGTGTCGCAGGTGCTCGTCAGGTCGATGCCCGGGTATCTCCGCATCCCGAGGTGCTTGCACGTCGTCGTCGGCGCTCCTGTGGAGTCTCCGGTGGACGTCAGTTGGGGTGGCACGTGGTCGGTGTGGCCGATCGTCGGTGACGAGGTCACCCCGTCGGAGATCAACTCGATCGCGTCGCCGTTGACGTACACCCGGTTCAAGGCGACGTACGCGACGTACACGGCCGCGAAGCTCGTCTACTCGACGTACCTGCAGGCGAAGCAGTCCCCGCCGCCCGACATCTGATCTGGAGGCTCCATGTGGTCCACTGACGCCGCCCTCTGGGAAGCCCTGCGAACGCACCAGAAGGATGCCCTCACCGTGGGTGCGGCGTTCTACATGGGCGCGGTCACGGCACCCGATCTGAAGGTCGTGCAGTCGGGGTCGGTTGACGTCCGGGGCGACTCGGATGTGCAGTCGACCTCGACGGTCACCGTCATCGGCACAGGCGGATCGCTGGTGCCGAAGGCGAAGGATGCGCCCCTCGCGACGTACGGACAGGAGCTCAGCCTCCGAAGGTCCGTCGTCGTCGGGTCGACGCGTCTGGACATCCCCCTGGGGAGATTCCGGATCACGGACGTCACCGGCTCGAATGAGCGCCTCCGGTCCGGTGTCGTCATGGACTGGTCGGTCCAGTTGCGGTTGCAGGACCGGTTCGAGCAGATCCGCGCTGATGACTTCCTCGCCGCAGATGGGCCCCGGGCGGGCGGCACCGTGTACTCGGAGCTTCGACGCCTGTCACCGATCCCGGTGCAGACGAACACTGCCCTCGCGGATGCTTCGGTGCCGTTGTCGACGGTGTACGACACGCGTATCGGGGCGATCCGAACCCTGTGCAGCATCCTCGGCGCCACCCCGGCACTGACCCGCGACGGCGTCCTGATGCCCCGCAAGACCGATCGATGGTTGACGGACACGACACCCGATTTCACGATCGATGGCGTCGTCGACTGGCAGGACTCCATGTCGAACGACTTCTACAACCAGGTGCAGGTGCGGTCGACGGTGAACAACGACCTCGTGGCGTACTCATCGATCACGGACATGTCGAACCCCCTCGCAGTCGGCAGGGCGGGCGGGCGCACGTATAAGACGGCCGCGCCGATCTACGACACGCAGGCCGCCGTGAACGCTGCCGCGGTCACGTACCGGGACCGACTCGCGAACCGCCGTTCCCGGACGGTGGACGTCGTGTGCACCACGGAGGCGCTACTCCTCGACGTCGGCGACTTCGGTCTCGTGAAAGACACGTTGACGGGGCGGCAGGTGCTCGGTGAGGTCACGTCGATCCGGTACCCGCTGAACCCGGCCGAACCCATCCCGCTCACGCTGACGGTGTCGGAGGAACGATGAAACGCCTTGGTGAAGCCGCCGCGCGCGCGGAGCAGCAGCTCGCGCAGGGCGCCTCGGACATGTCCGTCGGGCAGTGCGTCACCGTCAACGACGCGTCCGTGCCGCCGATGGTGCAGGTCAACCTCGGCGGTGGGGTGCAGTGGATGCCGTACACCGGCGCACGGCCGTGGCCTGGTGAGCGTGTCCTCGTCGGGTACCTCGGACGCAAGCCCGTCTGCCACGGGCCGATCTACGGTCACCCGCTCGGGACGGTCGTCTCGGTCGCATCCGGGATCGTGACGGTGACCGGTGATGACGGGCAGACGTACCGGTACTCGTGTGCGTTCGCTGACACCCTGTCGACATCGAACCGTGTCGCGATGCATCACGCGGCCCGTCAGGTCATCCACCGGATGTCGGCGGAACCTCCCGGGTCGACGTTCACGCCCCCGCCCGAGCCGCCGCCCGTGTCAGTCGTGCAAACCCGAACGTTCAGCCCTATCGACTCGGGCGACTGGTACTACTCCGGCAGCCGTTGGTACGGGCAAGAGCCGACGATCTCGGAGAACCATGCCGGGTTCTACTTCTACGGCACCCAGATCGCGGACACCATCCCGGACACCGCAACGATCATCTCCGCGACGATGTGGCTCGTCGAACTGTGGGACAACGTGCCCGGGACGCCGTCGCAGCTCGGGTCGCACGGCAACCCCACGAAGCCCGGCTTCGCGCCCGGCCTGTCCGGGTCGCTGACGGTGAACAACACCGGCAACTACGACGTGTCGTCGTTCGCGAACGCCCTGAAGACGGGGGCGCAGTTCGGCCTCGGCTTCTACCGTGGCAACGGGTCACCGGGCACCGGATATCGGGCGTACGGGACGTACGCGCAGTCCGGTGCGATCACCATCACCTGGTCGTAGACCACCCAACCATTCGCATGCCGCCTCCGGGCGGCGTTCGTCGTTAAGGAGCCCCCATGGCTGGAATCACCGGGTGGACGAACACCCCGGACACGTTCGACCCCGCACCCCAGATCGACGCCGTCTACGGGCATATCGACGCGAAACTCGCGACCCCCGTCGCGAACGCCGCCGCGCTGCCCGCCTCGGGGAACTGGATCGGGCGGCAGCTCATGGCGTCCGACACGGGCATCGTGTGGGTGTGCACCGCGCTCCCCGGAACGTGGAAGCGGCTCGCGCTCGCTGACGACTCCGGGTGGACGGCCCTCACCCTGAACGGGTCGTGGACGGCGAATGGCGGCGGCACGAACCCGCCCCTCGCGCGCGTCCTGAACGGGCACCTCGAGATCACCGGCCTCATCGACCGCGCCGCACCGGCCGGCGGCACTGCGTTCACGCTCCCGGTGGGGATGCGGCCCGTGAAGACGGCAGTGGTGTTGGCGTTCTCAAACTCCGGCGCATGCGGCCTGTTCATCCCCGCCTCGGGTGTGGTCGACGTCATCAGCACAGCAGGCACGGCACTCACAGGCGCAGTGACGAGCATCTCGCTCACCATCCCCCCGCTGCCGATCCTCTGACAGGAGTGGACCCATGACGCACAACCCGTTCGCCGGCGTCCGCATCACCGGCACTTGGGAGGACCACGCCAGCTACTCCGCTGGCGGCACCGACCTGCCACTCGGCTACGACACCGCCATTCCCGCGCCCGCGTCCGGCACGCTCCGCACCTCGGGTGGGTCCGGTGAGTGGGCGTGCGGCTGGGTCGGGTCCGCGGGGCGCCGTTCGATCCTCACCCTCGACACGCCCCTGCCGCGACGCTCTCCCCGCCGCTCCTCACCTTCCGAGGCTGAGGGGCCGATGGTCGCGATCGTGCTGCAACACCAGTCCGCGTTCGCCGGGCAGGGCTGGCATCCCGAGGGCGCGATCATCGGCCGCTCGGGTGCGTCGGCGAACGGGAAGGACTACGGCGGAGACATCCACCTGCACTGGCACGGCCTCGACGCGCAGGGCCGCCGCCTCCGCATCGAATCGTTCCTCAACGGCGCCAGCACCGCCGGCGGGGGAACCGCGACCATCCCCGACGAAGCACCCAAACCACCCACCAGACGAGAGGGCGACACCATGCCTACGTTCATCCGCACCGCCCAGCACGGGCACTACAGCGTCGCCCCGGGCGTCGTCGTCGGGATCGGCAACCCGAACTTCATCGACTCGGCCGTGTACGTCGCCGCGCAAGTCCCGGGTGGCCCTCTGCCCATCGTGTACGACGTCGCACCTGACGACCTCGCGAACTTCATCTACGGGCTCTCCGGCTGCCCGGCCACGCATATCCCCGCACCGAACTACGCCTGGTACGCCGCGATCGCGTACGCGAAGACCACGCCCGAGGGCGACAGCTTCCGTGACCTCGGCCCCGGCGAACTCGACGAGCTCGCGTCGAAGGTCCGCGCCGCGATCATCAAGCCCCTCTGATGACGGAACCCGAGCCCGGCGGCTGGGAGTTGATGCGATCCATCAACTCCCTTCGAGAGTCCGTCGACAAGCTCGCCGCAGGCATGGTGACGCAGGGCACGCTCGCGATCATTCAGGCCGCGCAGAAGCAGACCGACGACCGGCAGGACGCCCGGTTGAAGGAGCTTGAGACCGAGCTCGCTGAGGCGCGGAAGACGAAGGCGCAACAGTGGTTCGCGATCGGCCTGTCGATCCTCGGAATCGTGGGGACGATCATCGCGGGCGTCATCGTGTTCAACCTGAACCGGGGGGTCGGCTGATGACCGATGCGAAGGGTACTCGCGCGTGGCGGGTCGCGACCGTGGTTGTCGTGCTCCTCGCCGTCGCCGCGGTCATCGCGGGCGGTGTGTTCCTCGCCGTCGCGAACACGCAGCTGCGGCTCGAGCTGGCGTCCGCGCACGACGACTTGCAGGCGTCGCAGGAGAACGCCGAGGCGCTGTATCAGCAGCTCCTCGACGAGGGCGTGCGGCCCGACGCGGAGAAGCCGTCCGAGGTGGTCAGCCCGCTGCCCGGCACGCCCGGCGCTGACGGGCCGCAGGGCCCGCGCGGCGCTGACGGCCGCGACGGCGTGCCGGGCGCATCCGGCGCCGCGGGTACGGCCGGGCAAGACGGCAAGCCCGGGCAGATCGGCGCGGCCGGCCCGGCCGGGCAGGACGGCGCTCCCGGCGCGTCCGGGGCCGACGGTGTACCCGGGCCGCAGGGCGAACCCGGCCCGGCGGGACCGCAGGGGGAACCCGGACCCGCCGGCCCAGCAGGGGCACAGGGCGAACCCGGGGCGACGAACGTGCTCGAGCAGTGGACGTTCACCGTCAACGGCACGACGTTCCTGTGCGCCATCACTTCCAGTCAGCCGTACGCGTACGACTGCCAGCCAACCCCACCGAAGGAGTAGCCCCATGGGCAAGCACGAGTATCTCGTCCCCGCGGACACGAAGCGCGCCGCCGCGCGCGGCTTCATCCGCACCGCATCCCAGTCGCTCGCGTCCGCGATCCCGACGTCGGCGATCGCGATCAGCCTGACCGGCGAGTTCTGGACCGGCGTCGCGCTCGGCGTCGGCGGCGCGCTCGTGACTGCGGGCCTCGCCGGCGGTGCGTCCGCGCTCTCGATCCTGTCGAAGGGCATCCCCGAGGACTACCAGCCCTCGCTGCCAGCCTGACCCCTGCACGACCTGACGCCCCCGACGCCCGCTCACCTCGAGCTGGCGTCGGGGGCGTTTCGTCATGCCCGGAAGTCGGGGTACCCCTGGAACGGTCGCGGACCGTGCGACGCGATGAACGCGTGGTGCACGCCCTCGAGCGATGCCCGCAACGTCCGCCACCTGCCGACGGGTTGCCCGCGGAGCTCGCCGACGTAGCCGACCTCGGCGCCGATGCGGACGATCCTCACGGTGCCGTACGCGTCGCCCTCGGAGTCGACCATCGTCCACACGCCCGGGGGCGACTCGACGGCATCCATGAACGGATGCCAACGAGGTGCGTCAGCGGGCATCAGCCGGCCAGGCTACTGGTTCGCCGCCACCAGCGTCGCGTAGCCCCCAGCGTCTGCGCCGTCGGCCTCGCATGCTCGCGCGACTGCCTCGACATCCTCGGAATAGGCGTCGCGGTTGTCCATCCACACGATCATGTGCGGCGGCTCGGGGAGGTTGTCGACGAGCGCCTGAATGCGCGTCTTTACGTCGCCATCGGCGATCAGGAGTGCCTTGTCGAACTCGGCCGGGATGTCGGTCTCGAGGGCATTGGCTCCGGTCACGGCTTTCCCGACGGTGACAGTCACTTCGCCGAAGGTCTCGCAGGCCTCGACGTTCGCGGAGACAGGTGCGCTCGTCTCCGTGGGCTCGGGCGGTGAGGCTGGCGAGGC
Encoded proteins:
- a CDS encoding phage tail tape measure protein — translated: MAERVVKVSLRADINNYLSGMEQARKKTQETGSEAEKTAAKLQQQKEAFNLLGGTLLAAGTLAAAAVGVAVKKWMDFDQAMSAVAAATHETSANMGRLRDAALEAGARTVFSATEAANAIEELGKASLTTDQILSGGLDGALDLAAASGMGVADAATAAAIAMKQFGLNGKDVPHIADLLAAGAGKAVGEVSDLSMALNQAGLVANGAGQSIEGTTGVLAAFADAGLLGSDAGTSLKSAIIALQAPTDKARAEMEKYNLSFYDGNGKMLTYQQIAGQLETNLGGLSDETRNAALAQIFGNDALRSANVLYEQGQKGIQQYIDQTNDAGYAAETAAARLDNLAGDWEQFGGAVETASIKAGEAADGPLRTLVQAGTEMVTAWSDVDPVLQQGALAVAAVGAAVAVTAGLALLGVPKIADYRAALATLGTTSGRVAKGAAGAGIALAALTLIVTQLASQQAEARAKAEAYADTLEQGTNKVTDATREMVVQNLQAKQSLNVLGIEVDAIQFDSAADGAEKLGLNVSDVTDAAMGSVDALERVAEVTKLRNRTDAEAVAIREKLGLKEGEFADAIDSVINGVKGESTSMDEAIRLAKQKTEATEESVSATNDNSAALAELSGAAADTKGSIGELAESIRGFGAAELDTRDAAREFQDALAALDESVIANGTSLDITTEAGRSNEAALDGIARAALASAGAIAEQTGSEDLAAAAVDAGRQQLILKLAQFGITGQAAEDYADKLGLIPGNVDTAVVLNKTQAEIDLDNWVNQYRVIHIDTRVATGPGGTGGQVVGKAHGGIVDYYARGGIRENHVAQIAPAGSWRVWAEPETGGEAYIPFAPSKRARSLEVWAETGGRLGVPGFADGAAMPPVYAQQRWTSPTQAKTTQQSLDGMRISGRLDLGNGLTGMIDGRIESALSAEEFAHSTGFGGVL
- a CDS encoding collagen-like protein, which produces MTDAKGTRAWRVATVVVVLLAVAAVIAGGVFLAVANTQLRLELASAHDDLQASQENAEALYQQLLDEGVRPDAEKPSEVVSPLPGTPGADGPQGPRGADGRDGVPGASGAAGTAGQDGKPGQIGAAGPAGQDGAPGASGADGVPGPQGEPGPAGPQGEPGPAGPAGAQGEPGATNVLEQWTFTVNGTTFLCAITSSQPYAYDCQPTPPKE